One region of Metallosphaera sedula DSM 5348 genomic DNA includes:
- the cutA gene encoding glyceraldehyde dehydrogenase subunit alpha, with amino-acid sequence MTLVGSRIRRIEDPRLITGKGQYIDDLDLPDTLFLAILRSNVAHAKLKRVDVSDALKMPGVVDAFSGLNIKVENRPRNFPMASTEILYEGQPLACVLATDRYTAYDALERVQVDFEEIPAVTDPLEAVKESVSAVEGEKNLVYTKTYSSGNPQRALDGSDRVVELQLEISRIYPAAMETRGLLVTYTPNLLTVYAPTQSPHFMRRYLLEAFGKDVQDIRVIQPDVGGAFGSKLFPYPEDYITVYASLRTRRSVKWISTRSEDIRSTYHGRGQIHRVKAGARKDGTLTGIVDDLYIDLGAASHGTYLADIAATMLPGPYSVRDVLVNVYGVRTNKTPLDQYRGAGRPEASFVIERIMDALADEIGMDPIEMRKRNLLRELPYKNPFGLQYDSGDYLQLLERAEKVFREMESRARDLQRTGRRVGVGFDFYLEQNNFGPWESASIRVRGDGKIIVIIGAAPHGQGTATGIAQIVADELGVNLEDVDVRWGDTSMIGEAYGTYGSRSLTLAGNAAIMASRKLKEKAVRLAAQFMKSDVEELRYEQGKVTNVKTGKFMTLKEIASKSMSSLGGVWRYREEPGLEATAYFGLNNYTYPYGSHVVMVEIVDGRPRVLDYYALDDIGKVVNPMLAEGQVRGGVIQGFGETVLEEIVYSENGSLLTGNFSDYAIPTAVESFNVKWEYLETGKSEALLPSKGIGEGATIGTPPALLRAIEKATGKKLTRLPVRPEDLLP; translated from the coding sequence ATGACACTTGTGGGATCTAGGATAAGAAGGATTGAGGATCCAAGGTTAATCACTGGAAAGGGTCAATACATAGATGATTTGGATCTGCCTGATACACTATTTCTCGCCATACTGAGGAGCAATGTAGCACACGCGAAACTGAAAAGGGTTGACGTTTCGGACGCCCTCAAGATGCCAGGCGTGGTTGATGCCTTTTCCGGTCTTAACATAAAAGTCGAGAACAGACCTAGAAACTTTCCTATGGCCTCCACTGAAATCCTTTATGAGGGGCAACCCCTTGCATGTGTCCTCGCCACGGATAGGTACACGGCGTATGACGCGCTAGAGAGAGTTCAGGTTGATTTCGAGGAAATACCTGCAGTGACGGACCCGCTGGAGGCTGTCAAGGAGAGCGTATCGGCGGTGGAAGGGGAGAAGAACCTTGTTTATACCAAGACCTACTCCTCAGGCAATCCCCAAAGAGCCCTTGATGGATCTGATAGGGTTGTGGAACTTCAGCTGGAAATATCAAGGATTTACCCAGCTGCCATGGAGACCAGGGGTCTCCTGGTTACCTACACCCCAAACCTGCTCACGGTCTATGCCCCCACCCAGTCACCCCACTTCATGAGAAGGTACCTGCTAGAGGCCTTCGGCAAGGACGTACAGGACATAAGGGTTATTCAGCCCGATGTCGGCGGTGCCTTTGGATCTAAGCTATTCCCTTACCCTGAAGATTACATAACGGTCTACGCTTCCCTCAGAACCAGAAGGTCAGTTAAATGGATATCGACTAGAAGCGAAGACATCAGATCCACTTACCACGGAAGAGGTCAAATTCACAGGGTGAAGGCTGGAGCCAGAAAGGATGGCACATTGACGGGAATCGTGGACGACCTCTATATAGACCTTGGCGCAGCTAGTCATGGAACATATCTCGCTGACATAGCTGCTACCATGCTTCCTGGACCTTACTCCGTGAGGGATGTGCTCGTCAACGTTTACGGGGTTAGGACGAACAAGACTCCCTTGGATCAGTATAGGGGTGCAGGTAGACCTGAAGCATCATTTGTAATAGAGAGAATAATGGATGCCCTAGCCGACGAGATCGGCATGGATCCCATCGAGATGAGGAAAAGGAACCTCCTTAGGGAACTTCCCTATAAGAACCCGTTCGGTCTCCAGTACGACTCGGGTGATTATCTACAGCTCCTGGAGAGGGCTGAAAAGGTATTCAGAGAAATGGAGAGCAGGGCAAGGGATCTTCAGAGGACGGGGAGGAGAGTTGGGGTAGGATTCGACTTCTACCTGGAGCAGAACAACTTTGGTCCCTGGGAGAGCGCCTCCATAAGGGTAAGGGGAGATGGGAAAATCATCGTAATAATAGGGGCTGCACCACACGGTCAGGGAACCGCCACAGGCATAGCGCAGATAGTTGCAGATGAACTAGGAGTTAACCTGGAGGACGTAGACGTGAGGTGGGGAGACACTTCCATGATAGGGGAGGCCTACGGCACTTACGGTAGCAGGAGCTTGACGCTGGCTGGAAACGCTGCAATAATGGCCTCTAGGAAGTTGAAGGAGAAGGCAGTGAGACTAGCCGCCCAGTTCATGAAGAGCGACGTGGAGGAGCTTAGGTATGAGCAGGGTAAGGTTACCAACGTGAAGACGGGCAAGTTCATGACCCTGAAGGAGATAGCGTCCAAGTCCATGTCAAGCCTGGGTGGTGTTTGGAGGTACAGGGAGGAACCGGGGTTGGAGGCCACTGCCTATTTCGGGCTAAATAATTACACGTACCCTTACGGTAGCCATGTGGTCATGGTGGAGATAGTGGACGGGAGACCGCGTGTTCTAGATTACTATGCACTCGACGACATAGGAAAAGTGGTCAACCCCATGCTAGCCGAGGGTCAGGTAAGGGGAGGGGTAATTCAAGGTTTCGGGGAAACTGTCCTGGAGGAAATAGTCTACAGCGAGAATGGTTCACTGCTCACAGGCAATTTCTCCGATTACGCGATTCCCACCGCCGTGGAGAGCTTCAATGTGAAATGGGAGTACTTGGAGACAGGTAAATCTGAGGCACTCCTGCCCTCCAAGGGAATTGGAGAGGGAGCCACAATAGGCACTCCGCCTGCGTTGCTTAGAGCCATAGAGAAGGCTACAGGCAAAAAACTGACGAGACTCCCTGTCAGGCCTGAGGATCTTTTACCTTAA
- a CDS encoding rhodanese-like domain-containing protein has protein sequence MQIIEQYSTPFYKNIIDMPPSMVRKLWKRSNILVLDIRTPQEYVEHHIPGSLLIPMDYLEVLQEYFSDKEVAVICEHGNRARYATYGMPHLYKKKAIYMIGGIVGWMSMGYEVVSGMDENGTKWEQWLDEKLK, from the coding sequence ATGCAGATAATAGAGCAGTACTCAACCCCGTTCTATAAGAACATAATTGATATGCCTCCCTCAATGGTTAGAAAGCTGTGGAAAAGGAGCAACATACTAGTGCTGGATATAAGGACGCCACAGGAGTATGTGGAGCACCACATTCCAGGATCCCTGCTCATTCCCATGGATTACCTCGAAGTCCTGCAGGAGTACTTTAGTGATAAGGAAGTTGCAGTGATATGCGAACACGGGAACAGGGCTAGATACGCTACTTACGGGATGCCACATCTCTATAAGAAGAAGGCAATTTACATGATAGGCGGTATTGTGGGGTGGATGTCAATGGGTTATGAAGTAGTGAGCGGTATGGATGAAAACGGGACTAAATGGGAACAATGGTTGGACGAAAAGTTAAAGTGA
- a CDS encoding metallophosphoesterase family protein, whose protein sequence is MMYVGLFKRNNTQETSNQIKILYTTDIHGSDVIFKKFLNAGKIYKVNYLIIGGDIAGKSLTPIVDIGEGKYMIDDKIVGREGLKEITDEIRKQGNYYVIVDRKDLQEMKDDKRKVDEAFKTSMIEVVRNWSRIAEEKLKDVDIPLYVNLGNDDPLYLFDVIAESKVMRKCEGEVIHLGEHEMISFGYVNPTPWNTPREMSEEKIYEVLKQETKKISDMEKAIFNIHAPPYNTNLDSAPLLTPDLKPVIKGGEVVMSHVGSVSVRKVIEEEQPLLGLHGHIHESRGFDKLGRSLVLNPGSEHNEGILHAAYIILEKGKIKAHQFIIG, encoded by the coding sequence ATGATGTACGTGGGCCTGTTTAAGAGAAACAATACACAAGAGACGTCCAATCAAATCAAAATCCTTTACACCACTGACATTCACGGATCTGATGTAATTTTCAAGAAATTCTTGAATGCTGGTAAAATTTACAAGGTGAACTACCTTATCATAGGCGGAGATATAGCAGGGAAGTCCCTGACCCCTATAGTCGACATCGGGGAAGGCAAATACATGATAGATGACAAGATAGTGGGAAGAGAGGGACTAAAGGAGATAACAGATGAGATCAGGAAACAGGGAAACTATTACGTAATAGTGGACAGGAAAGATCTTCAAGAGATGAAAGACGACAAGCGCAAGGTAGATGAGGCTTTCAAAACATCAATGATAGAGGTAGTAAGAAATTGGTCCAGAATCGCAGAGGAGAAGTTGAAGGACGTGGATATCCCGCTTTATGTAAATCTTGGTAACGATGACCCTCTCTACTTGTTCGATGTAATTGCTGAAAGCAAGGTTATGAGGAAATGTGAGGGAGAGGTTATTCACCTTGGTGAGCATGAGATGATTTCCTTTGGTTACGTGAACCCAACTCCCTGGAACACACCGAGGGAGATGTCAGAGGAGAAAATTTACGAAGTTCTAAAGCAAGAGACAAAGAAAATATCTGACATGGAGAAGGCCATTTTCAACATTCATGCACCTCCCTACAACACGAACCTTGATAGTGCTCCCTTGCTGACCCCTGACCTGAAGCCTGTTATAAAGGGAGGGGAGGTGGTCATGTCACACGTGGGCTCGGTCTCGGTGAGGAAGGTTATCGAAGAGGAGCAACCCCTTCTGGGTCTCCATGGCCACATTCACGAGTCTAGGGGATTCGATAAGTTAGGGAGGTCGCTGGTTCTTAACCCAGGTAGTGAGCACAATGAAGGTATCTTACACGCAGCATACATTATCCTGGAGAAAGGTAAAATAAAGGCTCACCAGTTCATTATTGGATGA
- a CDS encoding NAD(P)/FAD-dependent oxidoreductase → MQRIVVIGGGITGLLVARTLGGDVTLLDRDVPSKNSLASLWNVMPPLCGELRKECEESAKEYVKIAEELGVKAQWKEIIRIPPKGDKVLTRRETAEMEPNLPYESEILGKGLHLDGEDLIRKLSKNVKRARVTSLLVEDSTLTGLKTDEGLVKGDLYVFAIGNDPEGILRGLSISSYKGHLVKSSPLGIRNIVMLEDRLGVEDSYALLNGDSYSSSNPSVDREQVERTIEVFRRYTGKPVEPLEIRVGFRAITPESPLVKRIYDNAIVVTGHRFGWALAPVLAERVKNLVERY, encoded by the coding sequence ATGCAAAGAATAGTTGTGATAGGAGGGGGTATCACGGGCCTCCTAGTGGCTCGTACCCTAGGGGGTGACGTAACGCTTCTGGACAGAGACGTCCCGTCTAAAAACTCACTGGCTAGTCTGTGGAACGTGATGCCACCACTCTGCGGGGAATTAAGGAAGGAATGCGAAGAGTCAGCCAAGGAATATGTAAAGATTGCGGAGGAGCTCGGAGTGAAAGCCCAATGGAAGGAGATCATCAGGATTCCACCAAAGGGAGATAAGGTGTTAACTCGGAGGGAGACTGCAGAGATGGAGCCTAATTTACCCTATGAAAGCGAGATTTTGGGAAAGGGACTTCACCTAGATGGAGAGGACTTGATTAGGAAGCTTAGCAAGAATGTAAAAAGAGCTAGAGTGACATCTCTTCTAGTTGAGGATAGCACTCTAACTGGGCTAAAGACTGATGAGGGCTTGGTAAAGGGAGACCTCTACGTTTTCGCCATAGGTAACGACCCCGAAGGCATTCTAAGGGGGCTTAGCATCTCGAGCTATAAGGGACACCTTGTGAAATCATCACCTTTGGGAATAAGAAACATCGTCATGCTAGAGGACAGGCTTGGTGTAGAGGACTCGTATGCCCTACTGAACGGTGACTCTTATTCTTCCTCTAACCCTAGTGTGGATAGAGAACAGGTTGAGAGGACCATTGAGGTATTTAGGAGGTACACGGGAAAACCAGTAGAACCATTGGAGATCAGGGTGGGATTTAGGGCAATAACTCCTGAATCTCCGCTTGTCAAGAGAATTTATGATAATGCGATTGTAGTCACAGGTCACAGATTTGGCTGGGCTCTAGCTCCTGTTTTGGCTGAAAGGGTGAAAAACCTGGTGGAGAGGTACTAG
- the trxA gene encoding thioredoxin has protein sequence MSVENDPELEALIRKKIKQMMKQGKDMEKEQRELIAHLDSRNFDEFIRKNKVAVVDFWAEWCAPCLILAPIIEELAMDYPQVGFGKLNSDENQDIAGRYGVMSLPTVIFFKNGEPVDEVIGAVPREELEIRLKSLLGD, from the coding sequence ATGAGCGTAGAAAACGACCCTGAACTTGAAGCGTTAATACGGAAAAAGATTAAACAGATGATGAAGCAAGGAAAGGACATGGAAAAAGAACAAAGGGAATTAATTGCCCATCTAGACTCAAGGAATTTTGACGAGTTCATAAGGAAAAACAAGGTGGCGGTTGTAGATTTCTGGGCTGAATGGTGCGCCCCCTGTCTTATACTAGCCCCCATAATAGAGGAACTGGCGATGGATTACCCACAGGTGGGCTTTGGCAAGCTGAACTCCGACGAGAACCAGGACATTGCAGGCAGGTACGGAGTCATGAGTCTACCCACAGTAATATTCTTTAAGAACGGGGAACCAGTGGACGAAGTGATAGGTGCAGTTCCCAGGGAGGAACTGGAGATCAGGCTTAAGTCATTGCTAGGCGATTGA
- a CDS encoding menaquinone biosynthesis family protein, whose translation MVTIKIGALADSGDLYPFIPMMEGWVKEDGINLEFQVIPTVQDVNMSVLTKVVDVSVPSAAMYPYIQDDYFILGNAVATAIDGITGMPVLSTSEMRLDDLKKSTLIVHGPNTSAFTLYRLLVGKYGKLVIIPRVLDEIKELGKSGDVLVAVHEIKMMYAMRKLGIKPYVITSMWDMWSKISGGAPMPMGTVVVSKELGKEMALKFKELYERSKKFAEKNLDKVIPRDVEIMSEAQGVNMDREIVEKTIWADIQEYNVPQEKAMEGLNKFYSLTHERGLLPLVKSIDVI comes from the coding sequence ATGGTAACAATAAAGATTGGTGCCCTGGCGGATTCTGGGGACCTGTACCCCTTCATTCCCATGATGGAGGGTTGGGTTAAGGAAGACGGGATAAACCTGGAGTTTCAGGTAATACCCACAGTTCAAGACGTCAATATGAGCGTGCTCACCAAGGTTGTGGACGTTTCGGTCCCCTCAGCTGCAATGTATCCGTATATTCAGGACGACTACTTCATTTTAGGCAACGCAGTGGCCACGGCTATTGACGGGATCACGGGTATGCCAGTCCTCTCCACTAGCGAAATGAGACTTGATGACCTAAAGAAGTCCACACTCATAGTCCACGGGCCTAACACCTCTGCCTTTACCCTCTATAGGCTTCTGGTTGGCAAATACGGTAAACTGGTAATAATTCCAAGGGTTCTTGACGAGATCAAGGAGCTGGGGAAAAGCGGTGATGTGTTGGTAGCGGTCCACGAGATAAAGATGATGTACGCCATGAGGAAACTGGGCATAAAGCCCTACGTCATTACAAGCATGTGGGATATGTGGTCTAAGATTTCTGGGGGAGCTCCAATGCCCATGGGGACGGTGGTAGTATCAAAGGAGCTGGGTAAGGAAATGGCCCTCAAGTTCAAGGAATTATATGAGAGGAGCAAGAAGTTCGCGGAGAAGAACCTTGACAAGGTGATTCCTAGGGACGTAGAGATAATGAGTGAGGCTCAGGGAGTAAACATGGACAGAGAGATCGTGGAGAAGACCATATGGGCCGACATTCAGGAGTACAACGTGCCTCAGGAAAAGGCTATGGAAGGCTTAAACAAGTTCTACAGCCTAACTCACGAGAGAGGCCTTCTACCCCTGGTCAAGAGCATAGACGTAATCTAA
- a CDS encoding DUF84 family protein, which yields MLVCVGSTNPVKLEAVKDAIKEIGKEWEIKGVQVSSNVSEQPWCNETLVGARNRAINALIQEGCDVGVGIEGGVCWERERIVAFAAIYVVNREKENFSYSPAFTLSNELAKLVIRGKELGEATDIVYGKTNTKHGEGAVGMLTKIVDRKRLYKDAVILALYPFYMESER from the coding sequence ATGTTGGTTTGCGTGGGTTCAACAAACCCAGTTAAACTTGAGGCTGTAAAGGATGCAATCAAGGAGATAGGGAAGGAGTGGGAGATTAAGGGAGTTCAGGTGAGCTCCAACGTCAGTGAACAGCCTTGGTGCAATGAAACTCTTGTTGGGGCGAGAAATAGGGCCATTAACGCGTTAATTCAGGAGGGCTGTGATGTGGGAGTAGGAATAGAGGGGGGTGTTTGTTGGGAGAGAGAAAGGATTGTGGCCTTCGCGGCTATATATGTTGTTAACAGGGAGAAGGAGAATTTCTCTTACTCTCCAGCATTCACCCTATCCAACGAACTTGCAAAGCTTGTGATAAGGGGAAAGGAGCTCGGTGAAGCCACGGACATAGTTTATGGGAAGACCAACACCAAGCATGGGGAGGGAGCGGTTGGTATGCTTACGAAGATCGTGGACAGAAAGAGACTTTACAAGGATGCCGTGATACTTGCGTTATACCCATTTTACATGGAGAGTGAAAGGTAG
- a CDS encoding SelD-related putative sulfur metabolism protein: MGLNPLSLATGCAVKVDLIDTVYPALEKLKDKLRENNIEVMPREDTDIFVSRESEVIKRVINGGEFDADRAVSLIQVNQETAGNPEKFANFLLKIYTSVKTRRRLVVGKGHSIVTTNPKAEVGVLDLIKLDGKALNSYTLANNDTIQIVDPLDDPGSQMQVDVGISNSLNDLFTKGAFQELRMIPVADAPDPELKETLMRNFESFSKRYGVELLQDIQPQTGTLMIGATVIGKSDHELPVFYSRVDENMEILVTRPVGELTPINVHMWLLTVPELLETLEERGITLQRVEEAKKRALDYMTKPNFATAKVIYEHLPEFGKEFDPKAHIAMTTDVTGPGIFVIKEFADKASVDVELYNVPVIDREINEFATENFIIPNSTAGTNGAIVMFASRKVIDDVAQSLSRAGLEPSVIGRVIGKGNGTVYVKREVCKLIHRENILKYFKVKDPQA, encoded by the coding sequence ATGGGTTTGAATCCCTTGTCCTTGGCTACAGGATGTGCAGTTAAGGTTGACTTGATCGATACCGTGTATCCCGCTCTCGAGAAACTCAAGGATAAACTCAGGGAGAACAACATTGAGGTAATGCCAAGGGAGGATACGGACATTTTCGTTAGCAGGGAATCTGAGGTAATAAAGAGGGTAATAAATGGAGGGGAGTTTGACGCTGACAGGGCTGTCAGTCTAATCCAGGTAAACCAGGAGACGGCAGGAAATCCCGAGAAATTTGCGAACTTCCTCCTCAAGATCTACACTAGCGTGAAGACAAGAAGGAGACTCGTGGTAGGAAAGGGTCATTCCATCGTGACCACCAACCCAAAGGCCGAGGTTGGGGTTCTGGACCTCATAAAACTGGATGGAAAGGCACTTAACTCGTACACGTTGGCTAATAACGACACCATTCAGATAGTAGATCCCCTCGACGATCCAGGTTCACAGATGCAGGTAGATGTGGGAATCTCAAACTCATTGAACGACCTCTTCACTAAGGGAGCCTTCCAGGAACTACGTATGATACCGGTGGCGGATGCCCCTGATCCGGAACTCAAGGAGACCCTGATGAGGAATTTCGAGTCCTTCAGCAAGAGGTACGGTGTGGAGTTGTTGCAGGACATTCAACCGCAGACAGGGACCTTGATGATAGGGGCAACCGTAATAGGTAAGTCTGACCACGAGTTACCAGTGTTTTACAGCAGGGTAGATGAAAACATGGAGATCCTAGTTACCAGGCCCGTGGGGGAGTTAACCCCCATCAACGTTCACATGTGGTTACTCACGGTGCCAGAGCTCCTTGAAACCCTGGAGGAGAGGGGGATCACGTTGCAAAGGGTGGAGGAGGCCAAGAAGAGGGCCCTGGATTACATGACGAAGCCGAATTTCGCCACGGCGAAGGTGATATACGAACATCTTCCAGAATTTGGAAAGGAGTTTGACCCTAAGGCCCACATTGCCATGACCACGGATGTCACAGGTCCAGGGATCTTCGTGATAAAGGAGTTCGCTGACAAGGCCTCTGTGGACGTGGAGCTATACAACGTGCCAGTTATTGACAGGGAAATTAACGAGTTTGCAACGGAGAACTTCATCATCCCCAACTCCACGGCAGGGACCAACGGAGCCATTGTCATGTTCGCGTCCAGGAAAGTTATAGACGACGTTGCTCAGTCCCTGAGCAGGGCCGGACTGGAGCCCAGCGTGATAGGAAGGGTAATTGGGAAGGGAAACGGAACGGTTTACGTGAAGAGGGAAGTGTGCAAGTTAATACACAGGGAAAACATTCTCAAGTACTTTAAGGTAAAAGATCCTCAGGCCTGA
- a CDS encoding 2,3-diphosphoglycerate-dependent phosphoglycerate mutase, producing MTIIIFIRHGQSTSNVGKILSHDVNNFPLTDEGREQAKKTAQELKRVRIDAIFTSPILRAYQTASIIGDELGIIPVIDERLRERWLGELNNKRFDPNDHWKLKIIRGQLEVKNLEPWDSLKRRMVEFVTSLKNEEVVVAVSHYDPIRAVIGHILDLDDISAHGISIPNASMTVIEFSSSPKILSIGSPVLSPSLLSKLDRYIIRA from the coding sequence ATGACGATTATAATATTTATAAGGCATGGACAGAGCACATCCAACGTTGGCAAAATACTGTCCCATGACGTCAATAACTTTCCTTTGACCGATGAGGGGAGAGAGCAAGCCAAGAAAACAGCCCAGGAGCTTAAACGCGTGAGGATAGACGCCATCTTCACTAGTCCAATTCTAAGAGCTTATCAGACTGCAAGTATCATAGGCGACGAGCTTGGTATTATCCCAGTCATCGATGAGAGGTTGAGGGAAAGGTGGTTGGGAGAGTTAAATAACAAGAGATTCGATCCGAACGATCATTGGAAGCTGAAAATAATCAGGGGACAACTGGAGGTGAAGAACCTAGAGCCCTGGGATTCGCTAAAGAGAAGGATGGTCGAGTTCGTGACATCCTTGAAAAACGAGGAGGTCGTGGTGGCAGTGAGTCATTACGACCCAATCAGGGCGGTAATAGGACATATACTGGACCTAGACGATATATCAGCTCATGGTATTTCCATACCAAACGCTAGCATGACAGTTATCGAGTTCTCCTCCTCTCCTAAGATCCTATCCATAGGTTCCCCTGTACTTTCCCCTTCTTTGTTATCTAAGCTCGATAGATATATTATTAGAGCTTAG
- a CDS encoding DUF2203 domain-containing protein translates to MSYSYFDLQTARELLPWVKEKLKKLKTAEINAQDALINGKKEYIRLYSIEVESILKELTEKGIIVRDVEMGLVDFPAVINDRPAYLCWKADEEDIMYWHYVEEGFRGRKRISPRDQILSYQ, encoded by the coding sequence ATGAGTTACTCCTATTTTGACCTTCAGACGGCTAGGGAACTACTTCCATGGGTCAAGGAAAAGCTAAAGAAACTGAAAACCGCTGAGATCAACGCACAGGACGCTCTAATCAATGGAAAGAAGGAGTATATCAGACTTTACTCCATTGAGGTTGAGTCCATTTTGAAGGAACTCACCGAGAAGGGAATAATCGTTAGGGACGTGGAGATGGGACTGGTGGACTTTCCTGCGGTGATTAACGACAGGCCTGCGTACCTTTGCTGGAAGGCCGACGAGGAGGATATCATGTACTGGCATTACGTGGAAGAGGGGTTTAGGGGGAGGAAGAGGATTTCCCCAAGGGACCAGATTCTAAGTTATCAGTGA
- a CDS encoding D-aminoacyl-tRNA deacylase, translating to MDVSVIISSKDPVGQTVKRLGYSFEEIDEDVTEFSYSKGDSIVMICRHESSTRTPAFTIHHPGNPGKSAMGGKPESLAIANARLLTSIFRSMTRIDANIEKIIEATHHGPTEIPKPITFVEIGSDPEMWNNEKLVGKLVEAVLKGIERMEETDCQNTTLIYGGPHYSKLASTVAQSDCISHIISKHYISELSSNVIVQSIERNITRPRTAVLDSIPRSKRETLTSILSSNNISIELR from the coding sequence ATGGATGTTAGTGTGATCATTTCCTCGAAGGATCCGGTGGGCCAAACGGTAAAGAGGTTGGGATATAGTTTCGAGGAGATTGATGAGGACGTAACGGAATTCTCCTATTCTAAGGGGGACTCAATCGTGATGATCTGCAGACATGAGAGCTCCACTAGGACTCCAGCCTTCACCATTCATCATCCTGGTAATCCCGGTAAGAGCGCTATGGGAGGCAAACCGGAGAGCTTAGCAATAGCCAACGCCAGGTTATTAACTTCAATTTTTCGCTCCATGACCCGTATAGATGCCAACATAGAAAAGATCATTGAGGCCACGCATCACGGCCCAACTGAAATACCTAAGCCCATCACGTTCGTTGAAATAGGGAGCGACCCAGAGATGTGGAACAATGAAAAACTGGTTGGGAAGCTAGTTGAGGCTGTTCTAAAGGGTATAGAGAGGATGGAGGAAACGGACTGTCAGAACACAACCCTAATATATGGCGGGCCACATTATTCTAAGCTTGCTTCAACTGTAGCTCAGAGTGACTGCATCTCTCATATTATTTCTAAGCATTATATATCAGAATTATCATCGAACGTAATAGTACAGTCAATAGAACGTAATATTACGAGACCTCGAACCGCAGTTTTAGATAGTATACCAAGAAGTAAGAGGGAAACTCTAACCAGTATCCTAAGCTCTAATAATATATCTATCGAGCTTAGATAA